The genomic interval CCCGCCCGACGGAGATCACGCTGAGCAGACGGCTGCGCTCGTTGCTGTCCTGGCCGTCCGCTGAGGACGATCCGGTGACCCAACTGGTCCGGGCACACCGCAGCGTGCACCCGAGCGCCGACGTCGGAGTGCTGCGCCGCAGCTACGCCATTGCCGAGAGCATGCACCGGGGGCAGTTCCGCAAGAGCGGCGAGCCGTACATCACGCATCCGCTGGCGGTGGCGCAGATCTGCGCCGAGTTGGGGATGGACACCGTCACCCTGGTCGCCGCGCTGCTGCACGACACCGTCGAGGACACCCGCTACACCCTCCAGGCGCTCACCGGTGACTTCGGACGCGAGGTGGCGCACCTGGTCGACGGAGTGACCAAGTTCGACAAGGCGTTCTACGGCAAGGCCGCCGAGGCCGAGACGATCCGCAAGATGATCATCGCGGCGGGCAAGGACGTCCGGGTCCTGATCATCAAGCTCGCCGACCGGCTGCACAACATGCGTACCCTCGACGCCCGCTCGCTCGCCTCGCGGGCCCGGATCGCCCGCGCCACCCAGGAGGTGCTGGTCCCGCTCTGCGACCGGCTCGGCATCCAGGCGCTCAAGCGCGACCTGGACGACGTGGTGCTGCGCCACCTCGAACCCGAGGCGTACGCCCGGATCGACGAATACGTCAAGAGCCGGCCGGACTGGGCCGGCTATCTCGACGACGTGGTGGCCCAGGCCAAGGTGGTACTCCGGCGCGACAAGATCATTTCCACGGTACGGCGCCGGGACCGGCACTACTACTCGATCTGGAAGGACACCGTCGCCCGGGACCAGACCACCCCGTTCGACCTGCCCCGGATCGCGATCGTGGTGGACGGGCCGGACACCGACTGCTACGCCGCGCTCGGCTCGATCCACGGCCTCTGGCGGCCGGTCGCCGGGCGGTTCAAGGACTACATCGCCGCGCCGAAGAACAACCTCTACAAGTCCCTGCACACCACGGTGATCGGTCCGGACGAGCGGACCGTG from Plantactinospora sp. BC1 carries:
- a CDS encoding bifunctional (p)ppGpp synthetase/guanosine-3',5'-bis(diphosphate) 3'-pyrophosphohydrolase, coding for MDLEAGHGAAFGSARPTEITLSRRLRSLLSWPSAEDDPVTQLVRAHRSVHPSADVGVLRRSYAIAESMHRGQFRKSGEPYITHPLAVAQICAELGMDTVTLVAALLHDTVEDTRYTLQALTGDFGREVAHLVDGVTKFDKAFYGKAAEAETIRKMIIAAGKDVRVLIIKLADRLHNMRTLDARSLASRARIARATQEVLVPLCDRLGIQALKRDLDDVVLRHLEPEAYARIDEYVKSRPDWAGYLDDVVAQAKVVLRRDKIISTVRRRDRHYYSIWKDTVARDQTTPFDLPRIAIVVDGPDTDCYAALGSIHGLWRPVAGRFKDYIAAPKNNLYKSLHTTVIGPDERTVEVLIRTKTMDQSAEYGIAADFRFPKPGVDAAGSAEQLDWLQRVLNWERDTADPAQFLQSLRCDLAETQIQVFAEGRQIVLPAGSTPVDLAYELGPHRGDHCLAAKINGRLAPLSSELDEGDVVEIFSETDAQGEFDLAVAPPGPRKEWLGFVKSPHAQMQINRWFADHQEPAISISDKVRLGRATIGLTLRKHDRGLANDLPLRRLAEEQGYPDLETLLVAVVDRTVEPDTVVEQLIAMVDHQE